The Triticum aestivum cultivar Chinese Spring chromosome 7B, IWGSC CS RefSeq v2.1, whole genome shotgun sequence genome window below encodes:
- the LOC123162226 gene encoding vignain-like codes for MATTVARLLLAVTMVFLLAAPAASGGTITMSFASEEVTSEEALLSLYERWAQHFGKALPSGGALGSTRFAVFAESVRLAHQRGPGKLKLNEFADTALNNDHNIRCYIPMAQIHRWTHCGSCWAFATASAIEGLYKIEHGDLISLSPQQLVDCDGSNRHCGGGTPAEAFQTISLGDGISRWADYPYKGVKGWCYPARKGVGIRGWERVEPRDETALMWAVFKRPVTVGVDANSTAFMQYRGGLFDGPCNTTLGHAMTLVGYGTTGHSDPYGEPEGVDYWLLKNTWSTAWGEAGYMRLRRGAEAKGGVCGVMLEATYPIHSYALF; via the exons ATGGCGACCACTGTGGCGAGACTCCTGCTCGCGGTGACCATGGTTTTTCTCCTCGCCGCGCCCGCGGCGAGTGGTGGcaccatcaccatgtcgttcgcctCGGAGGAGGTCACGTCGGAGGAGGCCCTCCTCTCTTTGTACGAGCGGTGGGCGCAACACTTCGGAAAGGCTCTCCCAAGCGGAGGAGCACTTGGCAGCACCCGCTTCGCCGTCTTCGCGGAGAGTGTCCGGCTCGCGCACCAGCGTGGCCCGGGAAAACTCAAGCTCAACGAGTTCGCTGACACCGCCCTCAATAACGACCACAACATCCGCTGCTACATTCCGATGGCGCAA ATCCACCGTT GGACGCACTGTGGAAGCTGCTGGGCTTTTGCAACCGCATCGGCCATCGAAGGCCTTTACAAGATCGAGCACGGGGACCTGATCTCGCTATCGCCCCAACAGCTCGTAGACTGCGACGGCAGCAACAGGCACTGTGGAGGTGGCACCCCGGCCGAGGCATTCCAAACCATTTCACTTGGTGATGGCATCTCGCGATGGGCGGACTATCCGTACAAAGGTGTTAAGGGCTGGTGCTACCCGGCCCGCAAAGGCGTGGGCATCAGGGGCTGGGAGCGTGTGGAGCCGCGGGACGAGACGGCGCTCATGTGGGCGGTGTTCAAGCGCCCCGTCACGGTAGGGGTCGACGCCAACAGCACGGCCTTTATGCAATACCGCGGTGGCCTCTTCGACGGGCCCTGCAATACCACTCTCGGCCACGCCATGACCCTGGTTGGGTATGGAACTACCGGACACAGCGACCCTTACGGCGAGCCGGAGGGAGTCGACTATTGGCTCCTCAAAAATACCTGGTCCACGGCGTGGGGCGAAGCCGGCTATATGCGGCTCCGGCGCGGTGCCGAGGCCAAAGGTGGGGTGTGCGGGGTAATGCTCGAGGCCACCTATCCGATCCATTCCTATGCGCTATTTTAA
- the LOC123163074 gene encoding late histone H2A.2.2, translating to MSAVSSPSPADLRKQQEEEEEEVKRRIRRALWNIGTSWPLKAGIKFPISRVGRYLRQGRYAPRVAALAPVFLAAVLEYLVAEVLEMAGNAAKANKKKLITPRHLLLAIRNDSDFSRLLAGVSIAQGGVVPYINPVLLPKNNKTAHKAGKFKSSTS from the exons ATGTCTGCAGTCAGTTCCCCGTCGCCGGCCGACCTGagaaaacaacaagaagaagaagaagaggaagtaaAGAGGAGGATACGACGCGCGCTGTGGAACATAGGCACGTCGTGGCCCCTCAAGGCCGGGATCAAGTTCCCGATCAGCCGCGTCGGCCGGTACCTCCGGCAGGGCCGCTATGCGCCTCGCGTCGCGGCGCTGGCCCCCGTCTTCCTCGCCGCCGTCCTCGAGTACCTCGTCGCCGAG GTCCTGGAGATGGCCGGCAACGCCGCCAAGGCCAACAAGAAGAAGCTCATCACCCCTCGCCACCTGCTTCTCGCCATCCGCAACGACAGCGACTTCAGCAGGCTGCTCGCCGGCGTCAGCATCGCCCAGGGCGGCGTCGTACCCTACATCAACCCCGTGCTGCTCCCCAAGAACAACAAGACCGCCCACAAGGCCGGCAAGTTCAAGTCCTCCACAAGTTAA